TTTCAACAGATCAAGCGACGTCGTGTTGCTTAAAGTAGTACTGATTGCGTTCAAATCTATCTCATTCTCATTCCACACTGAATCATTCAATGAACTATCGTCCAAGAACTCCTCCAAGGacatctttttctttgcCGCATTGTTGTTGCTTGCTAATCACAATAAAACGAATTTCTTTAGTTAGTACCATGAAAATCTTTTTAATAAGCTCCCTCCCCCTTCCCTCTCTCACGCACTCCCCAACCCCCCTCAAAACTCCCAGTAATCCTCAGTTGCCGCCATTCAATTCCTCACCTCCATATCCAACACTCAAACACCACTCTCCTCAATTCCTCCTCCCCTTCCCCaacctttgaaaaatttctcTTACCACAACCTCAATGCCCTTGAATAACTGCCAACTGAGGGGGGCCCTCCAACGAGAGATACTTACGGGAAAAAACACAAGCAAACTTTCCAGAACGCTACCATCAATCTAACATACTCATATCAAAGTGACCTCGATGATTCTAGCTCCAATCAAAAACACGAACGACTAATTATTGGCCTCTTGTGAGCGGTTTCAATGGTCTCGTTGCGTTATGTGGCTGTTTTGATTGTTGCCAATTCGCCACTCTCACTTTGGgatcttttcttttttaaaataacgTTCACGTGATCTAGATGATCttagtcacgtgatctgAATGAGATCTTCATCACGAGGCTGTGGCTCTAAAAAGCTGCGGAATGCCAAGACGCATCTAAAAGAATGTATTTACTCGAAGATTTAATTATAAAACTGGGGATTAACCGCGGTTTTCTGTGAAAAATTGCTAGTGGGATGCATATTATATGTTGGTATCTATATCTGGCggtttttattgataagATCCATCTGGTAGGCTCGAATGGGGCTTCTTAGTGTTTGTTAGTGGATTCTGCAGCAGTACAGCGATCGTTGGTTGTTCAGGAGGATATTTGAAGAGGATAAATAGTGTTTGTTAAGATGGCTGTTAATTCGTTGGAGGTGGCAAGACGGCGATGGACGCTTGGGTTGTTTATCCTGGGTTTGGTGGTGTTTCTTTGGGTTTTATCTGCGATTCTTTTGAGCcatatatttgaagatggGACGTACAGGAAGCCCTTTTTTGTGACTTATCTGAATACTGCATCGTTTGTGATTTATTTGCTTCCTCGAGGGTGGAAGATGGTGATGGGTTATCTTTTTATGGGTGTTGCTACGagaggagaaggaggaggaggTGCAGGGTTTCTCGATGAGCCGCTTTTGGAGGAGGGGCATAGTGGTGAGGAGGTTGTCGCGGCTTTTGAACAGACGTCATCTTTGTCGTTACTGTCTTTTCCTTCGGTGGCGGAGCCTGTGCCATTGGAAGTGGATCTGCAAGCAGCGTCGGCCCCGACACAAGAGTTGTCTGTACGTGAGACTGTGAAACTTAGTGCTGATTTTTGCATAATGTGGGTGTTGGCCAATGTCGCGGCCAATGCAGCTTTGAGTTATACGTCAGTTACATCGCAGATCATACTTTCCTCTACATCTTCATTTTTCACCTTGATAATTGGTGCATGCTATCGTATTGTTTCGATTAATAAGGCGTATGTCCTTGGGTGTGTAGTATCGTTTATTGGTATTATACTTACTACATACTCAGATTCAGCGGTTACTTCTCTAAAAGAGCTATTGATAGACTTTACTCTTAGGGCGGCCTCGTTCACTGATTTAAACTTGAGAACCTCGGGGACGCCTTCAACATTCTTCGGCAACCTGCTTGCCCTTCTTGGATCTATCATGTATGGATTTTATTGCACGCTTCTCAAGTACAAAGTTCAAGATGAATCGCAACTAGATATGATgcttttttttggatttgttgGTTTATTTACATTGCTCTTTTTCTGGCCCTTACTTATTATTGTACATTTGCTTGGGTTAGAGGCATTTGAACTTCCGCATGACCCAAAAGTTATTTCTGTTATATTTCTAAACTGCTTCATCATGGTAGTGAGCGAGCTTTGCTGGGCGAAATCAATGTTTCTAACGTCGCCTTTAACAGTGACTGTCGGTTTAAGCGCTACTATTCCGTTTGCTATGTTTGGAGACTATATAATAAAGGGTAGGAATATGACCTTGCTCTATTTTATAGGAGCGAGTTTAATCTTTGTGtccattttcattattaataagGAATCAAAGGAAGTTATTAATAGACAAGAGAGACCGCAGATAATATAGGTAGCTGATGTGGTGCTAGAATATTACACGAtttctgtatatataactttTATACAAATTTAAAGTGAATGCTTAAAAATTTTATACTGATTCATTGAATTAAATATCTACTTGAGTCATTATAGCAGAAGATACGGATAAGAAGGtagtttgattttgtaaCACTCTAAGAAGTAAGAGAACAAGTTGAAGAGTGCAACGTcaagtattattattgctaAAATTCTCCCATATGGAGGAACACGTATTTTAGTTTTAATCACCCAGATCAAGAGAAGTAAACAAATAGCCATGGCACAATACATTAGAGATACCGTTAAAATCTCAATTCCAAATTGCCAAGATGTTGAACCTGCAAAAAACATTATTTGCCCTTCTTCATTCTTTGATATAAATGGAATGCCATTGATTTTGGTAAACTTATATCCCGTAATGGAAATCAAGATTCCAAGCAGCGATAGTACGCATCCAATGAACTTGAACCTGTTGGAGATTAGCGGTAAGCATATCTTCTTAAATGCAACAAAAACTAGGATGAAACTGGCAAAGCTTTTTAAGAATGAATTCAGGTTGAAATCTTCCCGaatattaacaaaaacaTTGAGAATCCTCCCCAAGAAGTCCGCAAATTGAACAGCCTTATCTACCGTCAACTCAGGGCTAATCTGAAACTCATAAAATAAACTAGTAGAAAATGAGAATAATTCATTCTCTTCCCCTGGTGGATATACTAAACATCGGGGTACATCAACCAATCCCATGTCCTCCACAAATTTATGAATCTCACTGGTATCTATCtcaaagaacaaaaagTGCTGGCTTCTTTGTTCAGGTAGCGTATGTGTTAACGTCCACGCTATTTTGTTCCACACTGGCCAAAACGACTCACAAGTCCTACACACCTGTCCATGGCTATCGGGCTTCGATGATGTAACTAGTACAATAGAATAAAATTCCCGTGCTCCATTTGACAACCACTCGTAGTTTTCTTGCGTGACATGCACAACGCCATTGCTATCCGATAACGGTATAATGTCGGACCACGTTAGCAAGCCAGTTACTAAATGTGCATACAGCAGACCCATAAATAATACCATATTCTTCCATAGCATACTTCTAATAGTAGTTGTAAGCTTTACCACCTCTTCTATGCCCTAGTAGCTCGTTCTTTGCCTGTTTTTGAGATGTGCTTTGATTCACCCAGTTTGATCAACAAGATCAACAATTCTAATAATTTTcgaaaatattattgagCAAAAGGTTAGCCATTACTACACAACATTACCCCATGGTAGAAGAAAGGTAGTTGAGGATTAAGATTATTAGAGCCAATTATGTCGACGGCGCTCCAAACTCTAGCCAATTACTATGAGTCAGTAATTCAATGTGAAAGAATCTATAGCGATTACATTATTGCACAGCAGTCCATCGACcctaaaacaaaacaacagcatGAATCGATACTGACTAAAGAAACAATAAGTCTAAAGAAGCAGGTTGAACAATTGATCACGGAATCAGTATCTCAGAGACAGGAAATTGATAGGCTGAGGAATCTGAATAAGACGCAGCGTTCGTTGTTGGAGTCTAAGTTGGAGGCGGCCAAGAAGCGACTAGCCAGATCTAAAGAAGGTGTAGTTAATCAGGATGAGCAGGTGCTGCAGAAGCAGGAAGATTTAAATGGCAGGGGCGGAAATGAAGCTACAGGTGGTGGCAGTGGTAGTGGCAGTGATGGTAGTGCAAGTAACAATGGCGCTGGATTTCACTTATTGTCACCTTTGCGCTCTCCTGGGGGTAAGGTTAAGGCGCGTAAGCTAAATGGCATAGCAGTGCATAATAGGGTTGCAAGGTTAAGGCAAGTTATAAATGAAGGACGTAAAACTATGTTTGACGAAGATACAGATGACAGTGCCAATCTAACTGACGAAGTAATGTTTATGGAGACTTTTAAGCGGACCGATGCAGCGGGGAACTCAAGTGCTGGTGACGGTCAAGGAAACACCGCAGGAAACGAAGTGCATCCtgaagacgaagatgatgatgaaaatatggAGGGAGAAGGTTCCTCACAGCTGAAGAAGCGGAAACTATCGCGGAAGCGAATCCAAACAACTGAAAATGAGGGTTATCATGTGCGTGGATTTAGATCTAAGAATCTTAAGGGCATATTTAAGGtaaaatgatgatggtgctgatggtgatgataacaatatttaagatatttcagatatttcaaatattttgtcTATTATAAACGCTAGTCTCCATGTTCCAGTGCATTTAGGATAGCTGAGGAAAGAAAactttgaatatatttcagTCACTACTATAATTTTGACTTGAGTCCACTCAACCTATACTTAACATCCTTCAACTGCTTTGTCTCAGGTTCCCATCgatcaaattctttaaacaacatcaaaatCTCCTCTTTGTTGAGATGGGCTCCACATTCATATAGTAAACCTCGCATACACCAAGGTAGATGATATGGATTCGATCCCAATTGATTTACTTGATACGGTTTGTAAATTACTGGGATATCAACTGGTAAATCAGTCGTCTCAAGTGCGAATTTGATTCCCAATTCATAAACCTGGTCTTCGTTGTATATCTTGGAATGGCCACCGCACGTCAAGTTTCCTGCCAAAGATGCACTTATTTCCTTTATGATATTGTGATCATCATAACCCAAGTTTATTAAGTGGTGAGCAATCTTTACAATGCGAGTGATAAATGCAGGCGTCTTTGAGTCTTTATCAATGAATGTTGCTCTAAAAATGTTAGGGTGATGAGCAAATAAGCAGGTAGAAGAATACAATGGAACTAGCTGATCATTAATAGAACCGATGTAAGTTATTTTAACATTGCTTGCAATGATTATTCGTAATGATTGGATGTACTTTTTAGATTGGATAGTATTGAAGTCTTGAAACTGGAATAGTTCTTGCAATGAATCATTTTCGATAGTTGAATATGCTTTCACCAGGAAAGTTTGATCAACGCCATAGAACGGGCCATTATTAATGCCAGCCATGGCCAAAACACTAATAacctttttcctttttgtttctgcCAGATCTACGGGGGCATCTGGATCAATGTAGATCGGATTCAGGTTGATAACACCTGCCTCGATTAACTTAGCCAGTAGTATAACAGTGACAGGGCAGCCCTGTGAATGCGCGACGAAATATACAAAATCTGCATCATTTATTTCATTTGCCCACTTCTTCATCACCTCAAAAAAATACCCTACCCGTTCGAAAACTTTGCCCTCTTTTTCTAAAGCTATTTTACTGATTTGCACGCTGGCATTCTTTTCTCGGAACCATCTAACCACAGTTTTCTCTGCCTCGGTAATAAACTTGGTAGAAGTGCCAGTAGGTTCACCGATAAGCGGCCTTATCATCTTTGTGGGGAAGAAACCATGCACACCCACGAGTAAGACTTTTACAGgttttgatttgtttgcaGACAACATATTTAGGGTTGTCTGCGGTCCACGTCTGTATAACGTacaattcttcaatctaGATTCGTTAATTAAATTCCACTTATGACCTAACCTCCCTACGGAAGAGTAAAGAAAAGTAAATGGAGTGTGTTTTGGTAGAATGTCAAAAGAGGGTACCAAAAGATGAGCGCTATCGCTAGTCTCATGTTGGGAAGTAGAACTTTTATCTTCCTGAGCTATCTCCTTGGCAGATTTTGGTTTAAATAGAATAGCACCCTTCCTAGTAGATAAAATCAATTCGTTAATCACAGGTTTTTTGGACTTGCTCTGATGCGGGAAATCGGcgtcatcttcaattgGTGGACTATTTTTGTTCCAGAGAGGCCATGATCTCTTTTTACCCCTAGAGCTCTCCTTATTGATTGCATCTTCAGGTGAAGATGGCGTTTGCTGTCCTTGAAAAGCCGATTCAACAAACGAATCAGGAGTCGTACCATTGCTGGTATCAGAATACCGCCTATCTAACCCCTTCAGTGAAGTATATGAACCCTTGCGCCACCATGAAGAATAAGATGTATTATTACCGTTCGAAGTACTGCTATGTTTGTTGGAACCAGTGCTCCCTTGCTCCTGTTCAACTAGCTTCTCTAGCATCGTATTCATATTCTTGCTACTACTGGTATTCATGGACGGCCGACGCTTCCGATACCAAACTCTCCACGAGTTCAGTGGCAGGTGTTCAACCTCCCCTTCATCAACAGGCTCAACAGCTGTATCTGTGCCATTCGATTTGTTATTGctatttttatttcctAATGACGTCGTGACAGACTTGTTGGATGATCGACTACTAGTCATTAAGATGCGTCTCAGGAAGAAGATTTTCCAGGAATAGTCACTTGGTGGTGTCGTTATGAACTTCAGAAAGCAAATAAGGCTATTGCCTACTCAGAAATTGATCGTTTTGGGTTGGTGTGGTCTTCTGAAGTGTTTGGTTTGGATTAAAAGTGAGAGTAAAGGATTTTGTACAAATTTTGTAGAAGAAACATTGCGCTTCGTTCCGACATGTGGTTTCTCTAATTATCACGAGCTGACTAAAACGAAGGAAACTTAGGGACTGAAGGCGTATAATCTAAGGAGTTTATGATGACGATACTGACTGccaaaagaaaactgaGTGATCCAAAGGTTGCTTCGAGTGCGTTAAAGTCCAAAAAGCAGAGGTCTCTTACGGAGTTTTTCAGTGTGTCAAAAACTAACGCGACGCCGTCTTCTAATGTTGAGGAACAGAAGGTGGAAAAGAGGGTTCAAAGCAAGGTGGAAAGGAATTGTTCTGTGGCCAATGTGCAATTGAACGAGGATAAGCCTGTAGAGTCGTTCAGGGCTGGTCTTACGCCAGAGCAACTGCAGCTGTTGTCGTTGGAGATGAACACAATTGACGCGACATGGTTCCGTAAACTTCGTCCTGAGTTTACGAAGCACTACTTTCTGCAGCTGAAGAGGTTTGTGATCGGAGAGCAGAATCAGCATACTGTGTTCCCGCCTCCCAAGGATGTGTATTCTTGGACACGGCTGACTCCATTTGACAAGGTCCGGGTTGTGGTTATTGGACAGGACCCATATCATAACCATAACCAGGCCCATGGACTGGCGTTTAGTGTGAAGCCACCAACGCCTGCACCCCCTTccttgaaaaatatatacaaggAGCTGCAGACCAACTACCCGGATTTTGTTGTAGATCTCAGCGTTGGTGATTTGTCACATTGGTCGGAGCAAGGTGTACTATTGCTGAATACCAGTCTAACGGTGCGAGCACACTCTGCAAACTCCCACTCCAAAAAGGGATGGGAGCCCTTCACGAATCGTGTCGTCCAGCTCCTTGTTGATGACAGAAAACAGTCGGGGGCACCATTGGTGTTCCTTCTGTGGGGTAGCAATGCAGCTAAACTTGTTGAAGGAGTGCTTGGGAACAGGAAGCAGGAGAACTTCTTGGTACTAAAGTCTGTTCATCCATCACCTCTCTCGGCTTCCAGAGGCTTCTTTGGAAACTACCATTTCAAGAAGATAAACGACTGGTTATATGCCAGAAAGCATCCTATGATTGATTGGAGTGTCTCTCCCAGCACGCAACTAAAGGAGGTAATGGAAGCGAATGAGAATCTctgaatatatatacatatatataaactcTACGTTAAACTAGACATTTTAAATAACCTTATCACCTTTCATGGATATGATTTTGACGATTTAATGTTAATTATGCAACTTCTCATATCCGAAGCTTCAAAGTGCCATAGGCAAAATTCTGTACGCTAACAGAAGTTCAAAGTCTAACGCGACTTAACGGTTTACCAGCGCACGCAGTAACTTAAACTACATCGAATATCGCCAGTTTGGAAGGCGGCAATGACCATACCACATGCATGTATGGAGAGTCCTCACACGTTTATGAGTTCGAGTGCTGGAGAAGAGAATTCAGGTTCCGCAGTTGACTCAGGAACTCCTGCAATAACAGATACATCAGATAAAACCAGTAACCATAAACCCAACCGAATGTTGCTGGAGTTGCTAGAGGATTCGAATAAATATGATATGAGAAGTCAATGCAGTCTGCCTGAATCCTGGTTGAGAAAAAGACCACAAGTTAGCTACAAGCTGACGCACACTAAGGTTTTGAAGCAGGATGATAACATGAAGAAAGCAGAGAAGAATACTAGTAGCAGCAGACCATCcagaaagaacaagaatAAATTAGTTAAAAACGGTGTTGCAATTAAAAGTACAAAAACTGTTAGctctttgaagaagaacaagagtCGTAAAGAAGCTACTAAGAGGGTGACAACTTCCAATGGAGCCTCAAAGGAGCATAAGGTGATATCGAaatcaaatcaaacaaaattGCCAGACATATCGAACTTGGCTAACTTTGAGCCTGAAGAAAGTTCGCAGACTGCAGGTAAATCTAGTAGTGATTCCAACCAGCAGAAAAAGGGCAATGAATCGTTTATAGTTGATTCAGATGAAAAGCTTATACTAGCTCATGACTTTTTTAACCTTGATAACTTCAGCGAATCTTTTAATGGTAACATAACCAGTTCGTTGATTCTATCTACAAAGGACACAGAGACCCAAAGGATTATTAGGGTTTACTCAATTATGTATCCAGAACAttatgaagaatataaGATAGATTTTGCAAGCTACAGCAAGCAGTATTACAATTCGATAGTGGAGATTGGTAAATTTATAGAGTACGCGGTCATGCTATATATGCCACAACCTTTTTATGATCAAGGGACAAAAATTGTGCGAAGCCTTAATGAAGCCTTTGATACTATGAATCAGGAGTTGTTTATAGAAACCGTTGAAGAGTATAACAAGGTGATTACGTCAATACCTAGAAGCTCTATTATAACTCGGCTTCGTTCTTTGAAGAGTATACCCCGCTCATTTATCCATGATTTTCTCCAGATTGCATACTCCAGGTGCATTTTGCCCAATGTCAACGGCCTGAAGGAGTACCAAGGTTTCAGTAACTTTGTATACGGCGAACTTCTGCCGAGCTTTCTGTCCACTGCATTTGATCAGTGTGGGTTGAAGTCAGAACATCTATTTATGGACCTAGGGTCAGGAGTTGGTAACTGTGTTGTGCAAGCCTCATTGGAGTACGGTTGTAAATTAAGTTTTGGATGTGAAATTATGCAGAATGCTAGCGAATTGGCGGAATTGCAGCTTGAGGAACTTAGGAATCGTTGTGCCTTATGGGGCATACGAGTAAGACCAATTGAATTTTGTCTACGCAAAAGCTTTGTTGATAACCATCGTGTGAATGAGTTGCTACCTCAATGCGATATTATCCTGATTAATAACTTTATATTCGATGCCAAGCTAAACCAGATGGTGGAAAGGCTTATTCAGAGACTAAAACCCGGTTGTAAACTTATTACCCTGAGGAATTTGAGACCCTCAGGCTATACGATTAACTTttatgatgttgaaaatattctGAATAGATTGAAAGTACAAAAATTCGTCCTTCCAGATGATAGCGTATCCTGGACCTACAAAGGTGGAGgtgaatattatatttcCACTGTTGAATCAGACATTGATGACTCCGTCTTTCATTCCTACGCAAAGGGTAGGGTCAGAAGTAATAAAACGATAAAATACACACGCTAGGAAGGCGGGAACCAACTCGAGCTCCTTCCATAATTAAACATCTATAAAATATGACTAACTGcagttgaaaaaaaacatataaGTACTtacttcaatatattcatccaTATGTTTTGTTTCTCAGATCTTAGAATTGGTAAACTTTCATAGCTTTACTGTAAAAATGGTAGGGGCAGATCTAAAATCACCCAAGCAAATAATTACTAAACGAACTTTGAAAATTCTAAATTGAAACTATTTTCTCAAACCCTCTTGTTGGCCACTCAATAAGGTGAACACAGGAGCTTGCAATTTATCTCTACCCTTCAAGAAACTTAATTCCATCACAAATgcaaattccaaaattttagCCTTTGATTGCAAAACTAAATcacctgctgctgctgcagaaCCGCCCGTAgcaataatatcatcaataatcACAACATTAGAACCTTCTGGAATAGCATCCACTTGAAGTTCAAACACATCGTCACTATACTCTTTGGTATATTTCGCTTGCATAACTGAACCTGGAAGCTTTCCTGCCTTACGCACGGGCACAAAACCAGCACCAATTGCCAGGGCCAACGTCGGACCGAATAAAAATCCACGAGATTCTAAACCAACAATATAATCAATCTTAACATCTGGGAAAGCAGAAATTAAGTGTAGTTTAAAAGCTTCAATCAATTTATGGAATAATTGTGGCGATCTAAAAATTGGCAAAAAATCCTCAAACAAAACTCCTTCTTTTGGAAAGTTAGGGTATTGGTGCAAAGCAGCCCTCAATTCAAGAGCATATTCTTCAATCGACATCTTTTACTATTATTTAGCTAATGGATAAACCTACAAAGCAACCTAGTTCCAATTAATTTAGGATAACTTCTTTGTGCATGAGATATATCATGCAAataaatttcaatatttcctcattgattatataatcacGCATTATATCATAATGTACGATGATACCgttttctaaaataaattcaatatcattCAATTGTAACACAAATACTGGTTAAGATATATCAAGATAAAGACTGGAAGACGGTTTCCTACCCCTGGGGCTCCAATCTTCGTTATTAATTAAATGGCTGCTAGCAGTCACCATTATGTTGTTGGGTCTAATGATGCAGGGCTGCCGCATTATTTCGTGGAACTGAATGAACAATGTCTCAAGGAATTTGAACAATACAACTCCTTGTGTTCAGTTGATGAGTACGAGCAACTTCTTTATTTGCTTGAGAATAAGTTTTTATCAGGGCAAGTACCAATTCCCCCTAGTGATGTGATTGTTGTGCTTTTAACGCTTGCTACTGCATCTTCTCATTATAAGGATCATCTTATTAGGGGAAACGATCCGTACAATGTTGGAAGAACAGACATTGCCCACCGTTGCATGCGATTCCTAAATGAGCTTTTGCGTACAGTACACGTTTTCGAACTACATAAGTATGAATTATTCGAGCTTGAGCTGCTGCGGTGCCAGCTTTTTACGTTCCTTGATAGCATCGACCCGAAACAATCAACTTCTACTATATCTAAGAGAGTCCGAACTCGCACTAACAACCAAGTTTCTGATATTCCATTTATTGCTGAAGAACTACCACAAAGTTTAGGCTCCCCGGAAACGGTGaactataaatatatcagtGCTctggaaacaaaaaaagcGGTTTTCCATAATCCTTTAATTACGCGTGTTCTCTCACAGAGTGGTAGTTTCTGGAACTCCGTTGCTTGGGCTCTTTCATCTTCAGTTGACGATGACCCTGTGAAGCACTACTGTGGTGAAGTATGGCTGCCGATTATTATGTTTATATTTGAACTGTATGAATTGCGGCACGAATACTACAAGCTCCATGAGCTTGGTGGTACAGATCGTTTGGGCTTTACCCAGAAGTTCATTCGCAGTCCCCTGGTGTCTTTGTTCAAGTCTTTAAGCAGCAGTAATATTCATATTGCTCTTTGTGACCACTTGTTTGTTAACTGTGGTAAGGGGGTTGGTAGTGGGATAGCTAGACCAGTTTACCACTCTGAACTTAACCTTTCTGCAACTTACCTGCCTATATGCAAACCTTCTACAAGTTTTAAATGGTATAAATCCATGAAGCTTAGACGGCGTATACTTGGAGCTTATTATAGAGTTCTAGCTGACATCCCAAGTAGCCAAAGAATAAAGTCTTTCTCTGAGGACCAAAGTATCAAATATATGTCTAGGATACTTCTACAAATAGATAAATTGAGTATGTTTGAatccttctttttgacTGATGAAATTAGCGCAACAATGCACTATTTACCGTTGCTTGCAGAACATACGGTTGTTCAATTATGGGAAGATTGTAATAAGACAATTGAGCCCACCCTAGTGGAtaatttgaagaacttggaCGCACTCATTgacaattttgaagatttactCGAAGGTGAGCCGAAAGTTTGTGTTAACGATTTAGGTCTTCTCAAAACAACAggctatatatatacttgtACGTTGGTACTGCTGAAATGCGCGTTGTTTCTCCATGGTAAAAGGCTGAAAGCTTCAAGGTTGAGGAGTGTTATACAgagatttattaaaatggAATCAGAGTCGATTTCAGCCACAAAAAGGGATGAGACTTATCCAATCCTCACACCTTATCTAAAAACTATGTTTGAATTATAAATTCAGTAATTTTATTTGTACTAAAACACCTAATGATTAATGTAAGTTcacttttttgttttatttcttaTCCTTCACTCCTTTG
This region of Eremothecium cymbalariae DBVPG#7215 chromosome 4, complete sequence genomic DNA includes:
- the UNG1 gene encoding uracil-DNA glycosylase (similar to Ashbya gossypii AER327C) is translated as MTILTAKRKLSDPKVASSALKSKKQRSLTEFFSVSKTNATPSSNVEEQKVEKRVQSKVERNCSVANVQLNEDKPVESFRAGLTPEQLQLLSLEMNTIDATWFRKLRPEFTKHYFLQLKRFVIGEQNQHTVFPPPKDVYSWTRLTPFDKVRVVVIGQDPYHNHNQAHGLAFSVKPPTPAPPSLKNIYKELQTNYPDFVVDLSVGDLSHWSEQGVLLLNTSLTVRAHSANSHSKKGWEPFTNRVVQLLVDDRKQSGAPLVFLLWGSNAAKLVEGVLGNRKQENFLVLKSVHPSPLSASRGFFGNYHFKKINDWLYARKHPMIDWSVSPSTQLKEVMEANENL
- the LRS4 gene encoding Lrs4p (similar to Ashbya gossypii AER329C) — its product is MSTALQTLANYYESVIQCERIYSDYIIAQQSIDPKTKQQHESILTKETISLKKQVEQLITESVSQRQEIDRLRNLNKTQRSLLESKLEAAKKRLARSKEGVVNQDEQVLQKQEDLNGRGGNEATGGGSGSGSDGSASNNGAGFHLLSPLRSPGGKVKARKLNGIAVHNRVARLRQVINEGRKTMFDEDTDDSANLTDEVMFMETFKRTDAAGNSSAGDGQGNTAGNEVHPEDEDDDENMEGEGSSQLKKRKLSRKRIQTTENEGYHVRGFRSKNLKGIFKVK
- the DOT1 gene encoding histone methyltransferase DOT1 (similar to Ashbya gossypii AER326C), with translation MTIPHACMESPHTFMSSSAGEENSGSAVDSGTPAITDTSDKTSNHKPNRMLLELLEDSNKYDMRSQCSLPESWLRKRPQVSYKLTHTKVLKQDDNMKKAEKNTSSSRPSRKNKNKLVKNGVAIKSTKTVSSLKKNKSRKEATKRVTTSNGASKEHKVISKSNQTKLPDISNLANFEPEESSQTAGKSSSDSNQQKKGNESFIVDSDEKLILAHDFFNLDNFSESFNGNITSSLILSTKDTETQRIIRVYSIMYPEHYEEYKIDFASYSKQYYNSIVEIGKFIEYAVMLYMPQPFYDQGTKIVRSLNEAFDTMNQELFIETVEEYNKVITSIPRSSIITRLRSLKSIPRSFIHDFLQIAYSRCILPNVNGLKEYQGFSNFVYGELLPSFLSTAFDQCGLKSEHLFMDLGSGVGNCVVQASLEYGCKLSFGCEIMQNASELAELQLEELRNRCALWGIRVRPIEFCLRKSFVDNHRVNELLPQCDIILINNFIFDAKLNQMVERLIQRLKPGCKLITLRNLRPSGYTINFYDVENILNRLKVQKFVLPDDSVSWTYKGGGEYYISTVESDIDDSVFHSYAKGRVRSNKTIKYTR
- a CDS encoding uncharacterized protein (similar to Ashbya gossypii AER331C), whose amino-acid sequence is MAVNSLEVARRRWTLGLFILGLVVFLWVLSAILLSHIFEDGTYRKPFFVTYLNTASFVIYLLPRGWKMVMGYLFMGVATRGEGGGGAGFLDEPLLEEGHSGEEVVAAFEQTSSLSLLSFPSVAEPVPLEVDLQAASAPTQELSVRETVKLSADFCIMWVLANVAANAALSYTSVTSQIILSSTSSFFTLIIGACYRIVSINKAYVLGCVVSFIGIILTTYSDSAVTSLKELLIDFTLRAASFTDLNLRTSGTPSTFFGNLLALLGSIMYGFYCTLLKYKVQDESQLDMMLFFGFVGLFTLLFFWPLLIIVHLLGLEAFELPHDPKVISVIFLNCFIMVVSELCWAKSMFLTSPLTVTVGLSATIPFAMFGDYIIKGRNMTLLYFIGASLIFVSIFIINKESKEVINRQERPQII
- a CDS encoding uncharacterized protein (similar to Ashbya gossypii AER328W), translated to MTSSRSSNKSVTTSLGNKNSNNKSNGTDTAVEPVDEGEVEHLPLNSWRVWYRKRRPSMNTSSSKNMNTMLEKLVEQEQGSTGSNKHSSTSNGNNTSYSSWWRKGSYTSLKGLDRRYSDTSNGTTPDSFVESAFQGQQTPSSPEDAINKESSRGKKRSWPLWNKNSPPIEDDADFPHQSKSKKPVINELILSTRKGAILFKPKSAKEIAQEDKSSTSQHETSDSAHLLVPSFDILPKHTPFTFLYSSVGRLGHKWNLINESRLKNCTLYRRGPQTTLNMLSANKSKPVKVLLVGVHGFFPTKMIRPLIGEPTGTSTKFITEAEKTVVRWFREKNASVQISKIALEKEGKVFERVGYFFEVMKKWANEINDADFVYFVAHSQGCPVTVILLAKLIEAGVINLNPIYIDPDAPVDLAETKRKKVISVLAMAGINNGPFYGVDQTFLVKAYSTIENDSLQELFQFQDFNTIQSKKYIQSLRIIIASNVKITYIGSINDQLVPLYSSTCLFAHHPNIFRATFIDKDSKTPAFITRIVKIAHHLINLGYDDHNIIKEISASLAGNLTCGGHSKIYNEDQVYELGIKFALETTDLPVDIPVIYKPYQVNQLGSNPYHLPWCMRGLLYECGAHLNKEEILMLFKEFDRWEPETKQLKDVKYRLSGLKSKL
- the OST6 gene encoding dolichyl-diphosphooligosaccharide--protein glycotransferase (similar to Ashbya gossypii AER330W); amino-acid sequence: MLWKNMVLFMGLLYAHLVTGLLTWSDIIPLSDSNGVVHVTQENYEWLSNGAREFYSIVLVTSSKPDSHGQVCRTCESFWPVWNKIAWTLTHTLPEQRSQHFLFFEIDTSEIHKFVEDMGLVDVPRCLVYPPGEENELFSFSTSLFYEFQISPELTVDKAVQFADFLGRILNVFVNIREDFNLNSFLKSFASFILVFVAFKKICLPLISNRFKFIGCVLSLLGILISITGYKFTKINGIPFISKNEEGQIMFFAGSTSWQFGIEILTVSLMYCAMAICLLLLIWVIKTKIRVPPYGRILAIIILDVALFNLFSYFLECYKIKLPSYPYLLL